The DNA segment GAAGGCGGCGTGTTAGTCGTCAGAGGTAGCAACTTCCAAGACACTTCGCTTGCCACCATCAATGGCACGAGAGTCAAGAAGATGAAGTTCAAGAACGCCGTAACGACGGGCTCGAACATCAGCTACAACACGTTGATTCTCAAAGGCAATGCCTGCGGCTTACTCAATGGCAACGCTGAATTGAAGATCAGCAACTCTGATGGCGGCTTCGCTACGAAGCGCATCACTCAAACCTGTCAGTAGTTGAAACCCTAACCGTAGAGGTAGGAGATAAAATTCTGCCTCTACTTAACAAATTAAAGAGGAGCCGAATCTCGGCTCCTCTTTTTTATTTCTCGCAAGGCTCACCTTGCGTTTTAATAAATCGCTCGCACATAATGACAAGCTTATGACAGAAAAGATACGAGTTAGATTTGCACCCTCACCGACCGGTTACCTGCATGTTGGCGGCGCTCGAACCGCTTTATTCAACTGGCTATTTGCTCGAAAAAATAAGGGCATTTTTCTTTTGCGTATCGAAGACACAGACATACAACGCTCTTCGGAAGAGATGGTCAAGGGCATTCTTGAAGGCATGCATTGGTTAGGACTTGATGCCGATGAAGGACCATTTTTTCAATCCGATTATGCCGACGAACATCGCGCGGCAGCTTACCGATTGGTTGAAGAAGGCAAGGCGTATTACGATTTCACGCCTAAAGAAGAGAACGATGACCGAACCGTTAAAGAACGTAGCGCGGAGCGTGGACGCGCGCAGGTGACAACCGGAAAGGAGGCAAATCCGTATCGCGATTTGCCTATCGCAGAAGCTCAACGCCGATTGCAGGTAGGGGAACAGGCAGCCATCCGATTAAAGGTTCCGGAATCGGGGACATCGAAATTTGTTGATTTGGTTTTTGGGCAGCAAGAACGAGATTATACAGACATCGAAGATTTGGTTTTGGTGCGCTCGGACGGGCATCCGCTTTATAACCTGTCTGTGGTTGTCGATGATATTAATATGGGAATTACCCACGTCATTCGCGGTCAAGACCATTTGACCAATACCCATAAACAGGTGTTGATTTATCAGGCTCTGGGGGCGACGATTCCGGTATTTGCGCATCTGCCGTTGATCTTTGCGCCGGGTAAAATCAAATTGTCGAAACGCAAACATGGCGAAGTGGTTTCGGTGACTACCTACCGCGATAGAGGATTTGTGCCGGATGCGCTGGTCAATTTTCTGGCATTGCTTGGCTGGTCGCCGGGCGACGAAAAAGAGATTTTATCGCGTAGCGAAATGATTGAAAAATTCAGCCTCGAAGAGGTTCATAAATCCGGCGCAATTTTTAATTTTGAAGAATCGGAAAAAGGCGACTGGACAGACCCGAAAGCGCTTTGGATGAACAGCGAATATATCAAAGCAATGGCGCTCTCCGAGCTTGCGGAAATAGTCGCCGAACAATTTAAAAAGGCGGATTTATGGCGCGACGAATATGCCAGTGATAAGCGCGAATGGTTTGCAAAAACCATTGATTTGCTGCGCGCCCGCTATCGCACCTTGACCGATTTTGTGACGCTTGGAAGACCGTATTTTGCCGATGAATTTGAGTATGAAGAAGCTGCGGTCAAAAAGAATTTGAAAGATGAACGCCTGAAAGAACTCTTGCCGGGGCTGGCTGATAAGTTGAATGAGGTCGAAGATTTTTCTCACGATGGCGCAGAATCGGCTCTCAGAGCCTATTCCGAGGAAGCCGGCGTCAAAGCCGGGTTGCTCATCAATGCATCGCGAACCGCTTTAACCGGACAAGCTGTGGGACCAGGAATGTTTGATATTATGATTACGCTTGGTCGCGAGAAAACCGTTGCCAGGTTAAAACGCGCTGTGGCAGTAGTGGCGACTTGAGCCATCTGAAATTATTTTTGGGATAGGTATTTGATTGAGCATTTAATAAAACAGAGATGGTGATTGGCTATTTGTCGCAGGCTTATGGTGGTTGATTCGAGTCTAAAGATGGCAAAGCGGCAGGCGCAGGAATTATGAGTAGCAAACCCCCTGATTTACTACAAAGCGGAATAGAACCGGTTGATAAACTGCTGGGCGGCTTGATGAGGGGAGCCTTGTATCTGGCGCATGGAGACATTGCCGCACAATCAATCTTAGGTATCAAATTTCTCATTGAAGGATTAAAGCGGGGTGATAATGTCGCGCTGGTGACTCACCATTCACCGCAAGATGCCATGCGCCAATTTGCGCGCCTGGGTTATGACTGTCTTGAAGATGTGCAAAAAGGCAAACTGGTTATTCTGGAATATTCGGAACAGATCATCGGGCAGGTCGCCCGCTTAACCAAACTCACACCGATTCTTCGCGAATTGGCGTGGTGGTTAAAAGAATCATCGCCTAAACGATTCGTTTTCGATTCGGTTGCCGAACTGGTTCAAGGAAAAGTTGAAGGGCGCAAAGACCGCATTCGCGAATTTGCCGAATGGGCACAGTCATTGGACGCTACGGTCTTATTGATTGCTGATGAAGCGCATCAGCAAGTTGTTCAGGAACTTTCGCCATATGTGAAAGAGTCGTTTCACATTCAAAGCAATTCGCTAGGGAACCGTCGAACCGGGTCATTGGCATTTGAAAAATCGACGACCCTCAAACCGCAAGCCATTGAAATCGATGCCTTCAAGGGATTGTTTCTTTTAAATGGCGCAAATCAATTCAACCCATCCGCAACTGTAGAACCCATCACAGAAACCTCGAAACCCGTTGAACCTGCAAAAACGGAAGAGATTTTTGAAGCCTTCTCGGCAGTCGAGTTTCCTGTGGAAACCATTGCCCAGCACGATACCCATAGCGAAACGCAAGTCCACTCCGAAGATTTTCCGCATCAGGTTGAGCCAGTTGTGGAATCAACCTTTGTGCAAGCCGAAGTGGATGCGACCTCGACTCCTCAAACCACTCTTGAATCGGTGTCGGTGGTAAACCCGGCGCGACTCGATACCAGCGAGTTGGTTGAGCAGGAAGCAACCGAAGCAGGCGCGGTCATCGAAGTTCGGGATTACGATTTTTCTGATTTTGTCGAAGAGCTTGATGTTGAGATAGATGAATTTGATTTAAATAAAGTTGAAACGCATGCTCAGATTGCCGACCCGCGACGCAGAGTTGTCGAATTAAAAGACGCGAGCGCAAAAATTGAACGACTCCTGAATGATGACCTTGTCGAGTTGAAACAAAACCTGCTCGCCAGTGCCAGAGAGCAAGCGTCGCTCAGACGCTCGACCGATTTTACTTCTGAGTCAGGCACAGAGCCGGTGCTTGAACAAGAAAAACCTGCCGTCGCCCGATTAACCATTGAGGAGAAAAGCGCAGATTCACATTCGCCTAAACCTCAGATGGAATCAGCCGAATCAACGAAACGTCAGACTTTGCAAACCGGCACTAAAAAATTTACCGTTGCGGTGATTGATTATGACCGCGCCTCCTGTGAACGCATTGCCAGAGCTTTGCAAGATTTTCACGTCGAAATTTATAATGATTCGGTAAACGGAATTGCCAGCATTCTGGCGTCGCCGCCGGATTTGGTTCTGCTTGATGTGGATGCGCCAATCGTTGACGGATTCAAAGTGTTGGCGCATATTCGCGCCAGCCTGTCGGTTCCGATTATCGTTTTGTCGAAATTTCATATTCGCGCCAGCGACCGTATTTTATCTACCGAACTGGGCGCGGATTATTTCTTAACCAAACCCTTCAGCACCAAAGAACTGAAACAGAAAGCGCGACAATTAATCGCTCGTTATCGCGGGATTAATTCCTGGATTGCGACGCCCGTGGCGCTCAGTGAAGCCATCGCCCATCATACGGATAAAATCGCGCAGAAAGTTTTTGAGGAAGACCTCAGCGCAACCCCTGGGGCAGATTTCAGGGATAATTTACCGCGTGCCAAAAAAGATAAACTCGAACCTTACAGCCATTTCATTGTGCATGTTGAAGAACAGATAAAGATGGTGATGGAGAAAGGCAACGCCTTTTCAATCGTCGGCTATCGCCTTGAACCGCAGGCGCAAAGTATCAGAGTCAAAGTTGCCGAATTCTTTGACCTGGTGAGTTCGTCGGTTCGCAACGATGATTTGATTTCTACAAACCCGCACAATGATTTGGTTATTTTACTTTCCGATACCGACATCAAAGGCGCAAAAGGATTTGTCAACCGCTTGCGAAAACAGATCACCGGAGAATTGCATCAGGCATTGACCGTGTGGATTCGCAGCTTCCCAAACTTTGAAGAAAGCAGCGAAATATTGAGTGCGGATAAATCGACACCGCCTAACCAGCAAAATAATGCAAGCAATAGCGCGCGCGCCTGAGAAACCTTGCCTGCTTTAAGCAAACGCACCCTGTTGACCAAGTGCGTCATTATGTTTCCTCTGCGATACGTTTATAACGACGAGCTTTGAATTCATAACGCGGCAGGCTGCCGCTTGCGACCCCTTCAATACTGACGCGAATGTTGAAGCGATTGCGAAAGGCATTGGCAATGGTCTGCGAAGTTTCTTGAAAACCAGTAGCGTCCGTCGGTTCAAACTTGATTAACAAATCGTGCATTCCTGAAATCGAGCGAATCTGAACTTCGTATTCCGCGATGTTCGCGAGTCCGCCAAGCAAATCATCAATCGCGCCGGGATAAATATTGACGCCGCGCACAATCATCATATCGTCTGCTCGACCGAGCACCCCGCCTTTGATGCGCGCGAAACTTCTGCCGCAAGCGCAGGGTTCATCGATGATTTCAACCAGATCGCCAGTGCGATACCTGAGCACAGGCATGGCTGCGCGTCCAAGATTGGTGATTACCAACTCGCCGCGCTTGCCGGCATCAAGCAGTTCGCCGCTTTGCGGATCGATAACTTCAAAAATAAACTCGGCTTCGTTCAAATGAATGGCTGCGCGCTCTTGCGCACAGGCAAATGCCCACGCGCCAACTTCGGTTGCGCCCGCATGGTCATAGCAGGTTGCGCCCCAAGCGCTTTCAATCCGCTTGCGAATATTCGGGAGACTTGCGCCCGGTTCGCCCGCGTGAATGGTTGTGCGAATGCTGGAGTTTCGCAAATCAATTCCGAGTTCCGCGGCGCGGTCAGCCAGATGTAAAGCGTAGGTCGGCGTACAAAGCAACACGGTGCACTGGTTGTCGAGCAAGGTTTGCAACCGCTGTTCGCTGTTGAGTCCGCCGCCCGCCAGACACATTGCGCCGATATTCCAACCCCCGACAATCGCTACCCAGTGGCTGATGTAGGGACCGAAAGAGAAGGCACAAAAAATTAAATCATCTTCACTGACGCCCGCGCCGCGAAACACATAGCCCCAACCGTCAACAAACCATTGCCAGCTTTCGGCAGTATCGAGCCACTTGAGCGGACGACCTGTAGTGCCCGAAGTTTGATGTAAATAGCGATAGCGCGAACGCGGGTAAGTCAGCAGCCTGCCAAACGGTGGGTGCTGCGCTTGTTCCGCAACAAGTTCGGATTTTGTCGTGAAAGCAAGCGCCCGCAAATCTTCAACTGTTTTAATGTCGTTAAACTCAAGCCCGCGCGCCTTGAATTTTTCCCGATAAAATTGATTGGGTTTTATTTCTGCCAACAGATTTCGCAGTCGCTGGTTTTGCCATTCGCGTAACGAATCGCCTGTAAGAGTTTCGATTGATTTATTGAAAAAACAGTTTGAAGGGTCTACTGAAGTCACGCTGCGGCTCCTCGCAATTAAAGTTGGTCGCCGTGTTTAAAAAGCGCCCGCCCGATTAAAGCGGCAAGCACCATATTGGCGTAAAAAATCGGCGGGGCAACAAACAAACCTAAACTTAAAAAGAGAACGATATTAAAACCGGCGCGTAAAAATACTGCGCTAATTAAATAAACCGCTGTAGACGCGATTGCAACCAGAATGAGATAAAACCCAAAAAGGCGCAGAAAAGTTGCGCCAAGTTTGAGCATTGCGCTTAAACCAAAAATCGGATTGATGGTTGTCCAGAAACTGCCGCTCAGATAAGCGACAAGTACAGCAATCGGATAATAAAAAATCGTCCAACTCAGCATGAGTAAAAAGACCGGAAAGGATTGTTCGATGAGCGGCGTTGAACTAAAGCGGAGGATTAAAATCGTCGGCAAACTGACGACCATAAATATCGCCGCAGCGATTCGCACAGAGGTCCAGAATTCGCTTAACAGATACGATAAATCGAAAACGTCTGCGCTATCGCTGCGTCCGGTTTCAAGGCGTTTGATGATTAACCTCGCGCAGCCAATCATCATGGCATTGACCAGAAAAGCCGGAAGCAAGCCAAGGCTGCCGAGAACGCCTCCGACACCTTTCAAAGCATAAAAAGTGAGCGAGAAATAGCCCGCGCCGTAAATTGCCGAAACCCCAAGCAAGGTAAAAATTTCCTGCAACGGATAGCCGATAGCGAATTTGAAATCTTCAAACCCGAAAGCGGTTTGCCGGTCAACTTGAAGATCATGTTTTTGTTTAAGCTCAGCAAAAGGCGCACAAAGTGAACCACACAAAGTGCAAATGCAGACGGTTGAAGTATTGATGAATTTCACGCAATGGCGGCAAAAATTTGTGTGACAGGCAGTGCAGGTAAAAGCGGCGGCGAGGTGTGGATGATTATGGCAAACTTCGTTAATGGCTTGGTTCATCGCGCATCATCAAACCGGTTTTTACCGCTTGAGCAAAGCGAGCGGTTAAGCTTTTACATATTTGCTCAAACGAATGTATTCGGGAGTGCCGGTCACCGCCTACACTCCCGAACGATTTTCATTAAGGCGAGATGGTGATTTGCAACGCGCTTGAAGTGGCTACGACATTGGCTGAATCGGTAATTCGCACGGTGAATGAGAAGTTGCCGGTTTGCGTTGGCGTGCCGGAAATCACGCCCGTCGTAGTATTCAGCGTCAATCCCGGCGGCAAGGTCGAACCGGTCGGCAAAGACCAGGTCACGGGTGGCGTGCCACCTGTGAAAGTGAGTTGATGGGTGTATGCCTGATTGATTCGCCCGCCGGTTAAGGTGCCCGAACTGGTGATGACCAGCGGCGCAGGCACGATAACAATGGTCAAGGTGCCTGAGGTCACACTGACGGGTGGTTGCTGTGAATCGCCCACCTGTACCGTGAAGGTGTAAGTGCCCGGTGTGGTTGGTGTGCCGTTAATCACGCCGGTCGTTGCATTCAATGAAAGCCCCGGCGGCAAGCTCGCGCCGCTGCTGAGTGACCAGGTCATTGGCGCTTGTCCACCAAGGAAAGTTAATTGATAAGTGTATGCGCTTCCGGCTGTGCCTTGCGTTAGGGTGCCGCTGCTCGTGATGACCAGGGGACCCGGCGTGATGGCGATGTTCAACGGCTGTGACGTAACCGTCGTTGAGGTGGCATCGGTCAGGCGAAGCGTGAAAGTGTAATTGCCCACTTGGGTTGGTTTGCCTGAAATCACCCCGCTTGATGCGCCAAGGCTAAGTCCCGGCGGCAAATTGCCGCTTGCCATGCTCCAGGTTCGCGGCGCTGTGCCACCGGCAAAGAGCAACTGATAAGCATAATCGACGCCGGTTAAACCTGCCGCCAAATCGCCGCGACTGACGATATTCAACGGTTCAATGTCCGGTTGAATAAACAGGATGAGCGATGCGACGGCAACCCCGCCTGCCGTATCGTTTACCCGCACACCGAAGGTGAATGAGCCTGCAACCGTCGGCGTTCCCGATATGACGCCGCTGGCGTTCATATTCAAGCCTTGCGGCAGCGCGCCCGAAGTGAGCGTCCAGGTGTAAGGCGGTCGCCCGTCTGCTGCGCCCAATTGGAAACTGTAAGATTCACCTTTTTTGCCTCTGACCAAATCTGTAGTGGTGATGGCAAGCAAACGATTTTGAACTTGAATAGTGCGTGCGCCGACGATCACGGTATTGCCCTGCGCATCGGCAAAACGAACCGCGAGCGTATGATCGCCGTTGGCGAGTTTGGTGGTATCAAGTGAGAATCTGAACCCGGCGTTTGCGCCATTCGGGAATGAACCCCAGGCGACAGCAACATCGGGTCTGGCGATGCCGTAATCGGCTTCGGCGACTTTTTGATTATCGATTAGAATATCAATCGCCACGACGCCCACATTATCGAGCGCCCAACCGGTGCCGGTAATCGTACCGGTCAAAGTGGCTTTGTGGTCGGGTGTTTCAAATACGCCGAAAGGTGCCAATCGGTCAGCCGGGTTGATTTTAATTGCCAACGTTCGCACCGTGGTTTGTTGCGCCGAATCGGTTACGCGCACGCCAAACACCGCGGTTCCCGGTGCGGTTGGCGTTCCTGAAATCGTGCCGCTGGCTGAAAGGTTCAAGCCTGCGCCGAGACTGCCGTTGGCGATACTCCAGGTGTAAGGCGGTACGCCACCAGTGGCTTGCAAGCTTTGGTTGTAAGCGCGCTCGGCTGAAGTTTCCGGCAACGAAGTCGTGGTAATCGCAAGTGGCGGCGGCGGCGGAACGACGGTGATGGAAAGCGCTTTGGTGCTTGATGTGCCAATCGCATCACGCAAACGCACGACAAAATTGGCGGTGAACACGGCGGTTGCGCGTCCCGTAATGTCGCCCGATTCGGATAAGGTTAAGCCGTTTGGTAAACTGCCCGAATCAAGCGACCAGGCGTAAGGTGCAACTCCACCGTTGGCTTCGAGTTTGCCATTGTAAGGCAAGCCTTGAGTTGCCGCCGGTAAGCTGGTAGTGCGAATTTCAAGCGGTGGTGGTGGCGGCGCGATTTCCAATGTGAACGGTTTAGAAGCAACGCGGTCTGCCGCATCGATAGCCAGCAAGGTGAAATTATAAGTGCCTTGAGCGGTCGGTGTTCCCGATAATATCCCTTCTTTGGAAACCGTTATGCCGTCGGGCAAGGTTCCGAATTTGGCTTTTTTCTTTTTCTTCCAGACATAGGGTTCGGTGCCTGACGTGGCTTGCAATTCAACGCGGAAAGGCACGCCAACCGCCCCTGTCTTTAAAGCGGATTGGGTCAAGATGGTAAACTCAGGTGGCGGGTCAACATCAATCTCAAATTGTTTGATGGCGCGTTGTCCACTTTGATCAATGGCTTCAATTTCAAAAGATTTTTCACCTGACGATGTCGGTGTGCCGCTGATGATGCCATTGGCTGAAAGCGTGAGACCATTGGGAAGTTCTCCCGATTTGAGCGCCCAGCGATAGGGTGAACTGCCGCCTGCGGCGATCAGGGTTTGCGAATAAGTTTCACCGACAACCCCATCCGGCAACGCGACGGTTTGAATGGTCAACAACAAAGTCGCCGGATTGATGACGAGCGAAAGGGTTGTCGTCGTTGTGGCACTGGTGGCATCCGTGAGTTTAAGCGTGAAACTCGAAGTGCCGGCGCGTTCCGGGGTGCCTTGCAGGTTGCCGGTTTGCGTGAGCGTTAAACCTTCCGGCAATGAGCCGGATTGAATTGTCCAGGTGTAAGGCGTTTGTCCGCCAGAGGCACCAAGTTGTTGACTGTAACTTGTACCTACTGAGCCTCGCGGTAATTCTTTAGTAGTGATTGTAAGCACTGCGGCAGCTTTGACGACTAAAGAAAATGCTTTGGTAACTGAATTGTTTGCCGTGTCGTTGACGCGCGCGACAAAATTAAAGGTTCCCGCCGATGTTGGCGTTCCTGAGAGGTCGCCAAATTGTGACAAGCTGATGCCGGGCGGCAATGTCCCGCTATCGACAAGCCAACGATAAGGTGGCAACCCACCCGATGCAGAGAGCGTGCGGCTGTAGGGAACATTGACCGTGGCTTCAGATAAATCCGCTGTGGAAATGCTCAGGTTGGTCGAGGTCGCAGGCGTGCGCACACTTGATTCTGAAGAATATCCCGATGCGCCCGACACATTAAAAGCGCGAACTCTGTAGGTGTAAATCGTATCGGCAGCGACCGTGTTATCGGCAAACGAAGTGAGGTTTGCGGCGGCAGTGCCGATCAAACTGAAATTCGCATCCGACCCGCCTTTGCGTTCAATCTGAAATCCCGCCTCGTTGGTTGCGGTGTCCTGCCAGTTGACTAACACCTGGGTCGGTGAAGATGCGGAAACCACGAGTCCTGCGGGCGCTGTGGGAATGTCAGGCAGCACGGTACTCGTCCAGCCGATTTGTGCTGCGGTGTAGGCGCATAAAGCGAGTTCATTGATGCGCATCATGCATTCGGTTGACACCCCGCAACCCGATTCGCAATTGCCGTTTTTGGCTTCGGGTCTCACCTCAGGCGCGCAACTACAACTACAGGTGTGAAACCCCGGTTGGCTATATTCATCGCAGGCATAAAAAATATGCCCGGTTTCGTGCGAGATGATGCGCTTCAAATCCCAACCATAGGTGCGGAATAAAGCATTGACATGCGGGCCGCCGATATATGCCCACGAAGCGCGTCCGTCGGCAAAGGCATTCTGCGCGGGCGCAGGATTGTAACCGATGAAAATCGAATAAGCCCAGTTGGCGCGATTTTGATCGCGAATCACCCGATCAAAAGAAGCGACACGAATGAAGGTATCGCCGGCGTCAACGCCGAGATTGTTCATTACATTATTAACCCAGAGCGCCGACTCGCGACCTTCGTGCAAAATGGGTTCATAAGCAATCTGGCAGGCAGGGTTATTGGCGAAGTAAGGAACAATAGTAAATTGCAACGGGCGTCCGAGATTGAAAGCGCGTGATTGCTCGACCCACCAGTTCAAGCCTTCGACGACAGCGGTGAGCGCGATGTCTTGATCAGCCTGATTCCAGGTGTGTTGATTGGGGTCGATTGCGCCGGTGCTTTCAAGCAGAAAAACCGCGACGGCGACATTACCATCCATAGTATCGGTGTTGCCCCAAAAGTTCGGCTGCACGCTGAGATTTTCTAAACTTTCCTGCGCGCCGAGCGATTGCAGATTGCGAATAAAATCCTGTTTGTTAAATGAATGCGGACGTGGAACCGCGCACTCAACCAGCGGCGGGCGGGTGACGTTAAATTCCTGTTTGTCTTCAAGGCGGTTTGATTCCAACTGGCGCGCCCGTCTGCCGCTTGCCAGGTCGTTATAGAGTCGCGCTGCCATGTGGGTTACGCGGTCGCCGTAGGGCAAAGCCTGGGTGTCAATTGCCGAATCATGCACGGCGCGAATTTTATGCTTACCAAGAATGCGCGCTTTTACCGCAGGAGTAATCCAGCCATAAATGGTATGCGGTGGAAGAATGATGGCAATCGTGCCGCCTTGCGAAGCAATAAAATCGCGGGCGTCGGCAAGTTCTGCCGGGGTGTTGGCATCAACCAACACCATTGAGTAGCCGCGTGAGGACGAAGCCAGCCGTTGAGCGGTGTGAGGTTTTGCTGAAGCATAAAGAGCAAAGGTTATCAACAACAGCAAGGACGATAAGATACAACGCATCAATATGAACCTCTTCTTATTTCCTGCACAAACTTCTAATTTATTAAATGAACCAAAACATCCCCGATAAAAATGTTTTGCCTAATGACATTTGGAAAAACAGGGAGAACATTTGACCAACGGTGAACCCACTTTAATTTTGGGCAACCGAGTATATCGCAGCCCTTCAAGTCGATGCAAGCAAAGCTGCCAGTAGTTTTTTGTCTCGCAGACGATAAAAACAAAATGACTAAATAATGCCTGTTTCCCATGGTTCAAAGAAAGAAACGGTTAAAAATTATTGATGAAAAAGCGGCTTGCCCAACTCCTTGACGATGTATGGTACAAGGGTGTAGAGTTGTGGCTTGCCTCATAGAGATGTATGGAGCGAGAGCAAATCAAGCACGGTTTTCAATGTCCTGCCACGCGCTCTCCCGAAGGAGAGACATTCGTAGCATCAGCGACATAGGTCATCTGAGATTGTTTGGCTTCGCCTTCATCTCTGAATAAAAAGATGAAGCATAGCTATGAGGAACGCTTACGCCAATTTTCATAATTGGTTTTTGATGAAATTTCAAAGGCACTCGAGGAGGCATAGCAGTTAAATGGCGATAGATGAGGTAAACCCGTCCGGCGCAAGCATGGCAGCAGATAGCGCCAACGATAATGCTGCCAATAGCAGTCAGAGCGCAGGCACAGACGGCAAGTCTGAAGAGGCTGCCCCTGTAGCAACCGCACCCACACCGGAAAACAGCAACGATAGTTCCAATGCGAACGACAACCCCGAAAATCCCAATGCTGAACCGGAAACCGAATCCATGGGCGACTTCAGCGCGTTGCTCGAAAACTACGAGAAAGAGAGCGCCGCATCCAAACAGGAAGGCGAAATTATCCGCGGTGTGGTGGTTGGCATAACCGAGCAATACGTTCTGATTGACATCGGCTATAAGTCTGAAGGCGTCGTGGCGCGCGAAGAATTTCTCGACCGCAGCGGCAATGTTACGGTTGGGCGTGGCGATGAAGTGGATGTCCTGCTCAAGAGTTTGGAAAATCAGGATGGTTACGCCGTACTCTCACGCGCTGACGCCGTCAAGATTTTATCCTGGGATAAACTCCGTCAGGCGCATCAGTCTCAAGAAACCGTAACCGGTCATATCACCAAACGCATCAAAGGCGGACTCGCCGTCGATTTGTACGGCGTCGAAGCTTTCCTGCCCGGTTCACAGGTGGATACCCGCCCGGTGCGCAACCTTGAAGCCTACATCAATCAAGACATTGATGTGCGCGTCATCAAACTCAACAAAAAACGCGGCAATGTCGTGGTTTCGCGCAAAGCGATTCTCGAAGAAGAATCTGCCAAGAAGAAAACCGAAACCCTTGCCAACCTCGACGAAGGCTACATTGTTGACGGCATTGTGAAAAGCATCACCGATTATGGCGCGTTCATTGATCTGGGCGGCATTGACGGTCTGCTTCACATCATCGATATGAGTTGGGGACGCATTCAATCGCCGAACGAAATGTTTAAAGTCGGCGATGCCATTCAAGTCAAGATTCTGAAATTTGACCGCGAAAAGGAACGCATCTCGCTCGGCTATAAGCAACTACAGCCAGACCCCTGGCAAAGTGTCGCCGAACGTTTCCCCATCAGTTCAAAGGTCAAAGGCAAAGTCGTGAGCCTTACCGATTACGGCGCGTTCATTGAAATCGAACCCGGCGTTGAAGGTCTTGTGCATGTAAGCGAGATGACCTGGTCGAAACGTTTGAAACATCCC comes from the Acidobacteriota bacterium genome and includes:
- a CDS encoding 30S ribosomal protein S1, whose product is MAIDEVNPSGASMAADSANDNAANSSQSAGTDGKSEEAAPVATAPTPENSNDSSNANDNPENPNAEPETESMGDFSALLENYEKESAASKQEGEIIRGVVVGITEQYVLIDIGYKSEGVVAREEFLDRSGNVTVGRGDEVDVLLKSLENQDGYAVLSRADAVKILSWDKLRQAHQSQETVTGHITKRIKGGLAVDLYGVEAFLPGSQVDTRPVRNLEAYINQDIDVRVIKLNKKRGNVVVSRKAILEEESAKKKTETLANLDEGYIVDGIVKSITDYGAFIDLGGIDGLLHIIDMSWGRIQSPNEMFKVGDAIQVKILKFDREKERISLGYKQLQPDPWQSVAERFPISSKVKGKVVSLTDYGAFIEIEPGVEGLVHVSEMTWSKRLKHPSKLLSMGQEVEAVVLEVDSHNRRISLGIKQALPDPWSTLMERYHVGQRVSGKVRSLTEFGAFIEIEEGIDGLVHVSDISWTKRIKHPSDVLKKGQPVDAIITNIEMENRRLSLSIKDLEPNAWDKFFDTHKVGDVISGKIVRFANFGAFVEIEEGIEGLCHISELSDERVEKPEEVFKAGQAMPFKILKLDREQKKIGLSARAVGKENDPGDIRSYQDTGMATLGDLFNQVTKNEE
- a CDS encoding putative Ig domain-containing protein — translated: MRCILSSLLLLITFALYASAKPHTAQRLASSSRGYSMVLVDANTPAELADARDFIASQGGTIAIILPPHTIYGWITPAVKARILGKHKIRAVHDSAIDTQALPYGDRVTHMAARLYNDLASGRRARQLESNRLEDKQEFNVTRPPLVECAVPRPHSFNKQDFIRNLQSLGAQESLENLSVQPNFWGNTDTMDGNVAVAVFLLESTGAIDPNQHTWNQADQDIALTAVVEGLNWWVEQSRAFNLGRPLQFTIVPYFANNPACQIAYEPILHEGRESALWVNNVMNNLGVDAGDTFIRVASFDRVIRDQNRANWAYSIFIGYNPAPAQNAFADGRASWAYIGGPHVNALFRTYGWDLKRIISHETGHIFYACDEYSQPGFHTCSCSCAPEVRPEAKNGNCESGCGVSTECMMRINELALCAYTAAQIGWTSTVLPDIPTAPAGLVVSASSPTQVLVNWQDTATNEAGFQIERKGGSDANFSLIGTAAANLTSFADNTVAADTIYTYRVRAFNVSGASGYSSESSVRTPATSTNLSISTADLSEATVNVPYSRTLSASGGLPPYRWLVDSGTLPPGISLSQFGDLSGTPTSAGTFNFVARVNDTANNSVTKAFSLVVKAAAVLTITTKELPRGSVGTSYSQQLGASGGQTPYTWTIQSGSLPEGLTLTQTGNLQGTPERAGTSSFTLKLTDATSATTTTTLSLVINPATLLLTIQTVALPDGVVGETYSQTLIAAGGSSPYRWALKSGELPNGLTLSANGIISGTPTSSGEKSFEIEAIDQSGQRAIKQFEIDVDPPPEFTILTQSALKTGAVGVPFRVELQATSGTEPYVWKKKKKAKFGTLPDGITVSKEGILSGTPTAQGTYNFTLLAIDAADRVASKPFTLEIAPPPPPLEIRTTSLPAATQGLPYNGKLEANGGVAPYAWSLDSGSLPNGLTLSESGDITGRATAVFTANFVVRLRDAIGTSSTKALSITVVPPPPPLAITTTSLPETSAERAYNQSLQATGGVPPYTWSIANGSLGAGLNLSASGTISGTPTAPGTAVFGVRVTDSAQQTTVRTLAIKINPADRLAPFGVFETPDHKATLTGTITGTGWALDNVGVVAIDILIDNQKVAEADYGIARPDVAVAWGSFPNGANAGFRFSLDTTKLANGDHTLAVRFADAQGNTVIVGARTIQVQNRLLAITTTDLVRGKKGESYSFQLGAADGRPPYTWTLTSGALPQGLNMNASGVISGTPTVAGSFTFGVRVNDTAGGVAVASLILFIQPDIEPLNIVSRGDLAAGLTGVDYAYQLLFAGGTAPRTWSMASGNLPPGLSLGASSGVISGKPTQVGNYTFTLRLTDATSTTVTSQPLNIAITPGPLVITSSGTLTQGTAGSAYTYQLTFLGGQAPMTWSLSSGASLPPGLSLNATTGVINGTPTTPGTYTFTVQVGDSQQPPVSVTSGTLTIVIVPAPLVITSSGTLTGGRINQAYTHQLTFTGGTPPVTWSLPTGSTLPPGLTLNTTTGVISGTPTQTGNFSFTVRITDSANVVATSSALQITISP